In Capsicum annuum cultivar UCD-10X-F1 chromosome 7, UCD10Xv1.1, whole genome shotgun sequence, one genomic interval encodes:
- the LOC107878651 gene encoding VQ motif-containing protein 4 produces the protein MEITSRIQDSGNSPTSNNNSNGSVIQIPSTPPVTPKTQISRSETTNPYPTTFVQADTSSFKQVVQMLTGSSETAKQASSSSSPAADPSSSLSNSISPKSSIPPIRTAPKKPGFKLYERRNSLKNGLMISPLIPGVYGHNNSSFSPRNKPEILSPSILDFPSLALSPVTPLNEDTFSKSSPLTNLSEEDKAIAEKKFYLHPSPRRTPRDSEPQLLPLFPLSSPSVSGSSSS, from the coding sequence ATGGAAAtcacttcaagaattcaagatagCGGAAACAGTCCTACtagcaacaacaacagcaatGGATCAGTTATTCAAATTCCAAGTACCCCACCAGTAACTCCCAAAACACAAATTTCTAGATCTGAAACAACTAACCCATATCCAACAACTTTTGTCCAAGCTGATACTTCCTCATTCAAACAAGTTGTTCAAATGCTTACTGGATCTTCTGAAACTGCTAAAcaagcatcatcatcatcgtcgcCGGCTGCAGATCCATCTTCATCATTGTCTAACTCAATTTCACCGAAAAGTTCCATTCCTCCCATTCGCACCGCTCCTAAAAAGCCCGGGTTTAAACTCTATGAGAGAAGAAACAGCTTGAAAAATGGACTCATGATTAGTCCTTTGATTCCTGGTGTTTATGGGCATAATAACTCGAGCTTCTCTCCTAGGAATAAACCGGAGATACTTTCACCTAGCATACTTGATTTTCCTTCTCTTGCTTTAAGTCCAGTTACGCCATTGAATGAAGACACGTTTAGTAAGTCTTCCCCATTGACAAACTTGTCTGAAGAAGATAAAGCTATTGCTGAGAAGAAATTCTACTTGCACCCTTCCCCACGAAGAACACCAAGGGATTCAGAGCCACAGC